The following proteins are encoded in a genomic region of Nicoliella spurrieriana:
- a CDS encoding restriction endonuclease subunit S, which produces MNLPSLRFEGYTDLWKKTTLNKLSKIISGGTPNTNNISYWNGSINWFSPMEIGKDIFVYNSQKKITTLGLQKSSAKILPVGTILFTSRAGIGKTAILSKEACTNQGFQSIVPKKKLLDSYFTFSITNKLKKYGNKMGSGSTFNEISGKQMGKMKIFIPEFHEQQKIGSFFQKLDQLIELQSQKVIHLKQLKRGFLQKLYPAKGEILPLLRFNKFNGNWNLDKLNKLGKSYGGLTGKNKDDFGHGNGKYITYLNVYNNAIARKDGVKSIEVDYKQNCVNKHDILFTISSETPEEVGLSSIWDYNENDVYLNSFSFGYRPLIHFDNYFLGYYLRSDQFRSSIFPLAQGISRYNISKNNLLKLKIIFPSIKEQQKIGSLFQNLDQQISLQQSKLEHLKQLKKVIFKICSSKKDSFSRESASLVYD; this is translated from the coding sequence ATGAATTTACCCTCGTTAAGATTCGAAGGCTATACGGATTTGTGGAAAAAAACTACTTTAAACAAGTTATCCAAAATAATTAGTGGTGGAACTCCTAATACAAATAATATTAGTTATTGGAATGGAAGTATAAACTGGTTTTCACCCATGGAAATTGGAAAGGATATTTTTGTTTATAATAGTCAAAAAAAGATAACTACTTTAGGTCTCCAAAAATCTTCTGCAAAAATTTTGCCCGTTGGAACCATACTTTTTACATCTAGAGCAGGAATTGGAAAAACTGCTATTCTTTCTAAAGAAGCGTGTACTAATCAAGGATTTCAGTCAATTGTTCCTAAAAAAAAATTATTGGATTCATATTTTACTTTTTCAATTACAAACAAACTTAAAAAATATGGAAATAAAATGGGATCTGGATCCACTTTTAATGAAATATCTGGAAAGCAAATGGGTAAAATGAAAATATTTATTCCAGAATTTCATGAACAACAAAAAATTGGTTCTTTTTTCCAAAAACTAGATCAACTAATTGAACTCCAATCTCAAAAGGTTATTCACCTGAAGCAACTGAAGCGCGGATTTTTGCAAAAACTATATCCTGCAAAGGGAGAAATTCTGCCATTACTTAGATTTAATAAATTTAATGGGAATTGGAATTTAGATAAGCTAAACAAACTCGGAAAAAGTTATGGTGGACTTACAGGAAAAAATAAAGATGATTTTGGTCATGGTAATGGTAAATATATAACATATTTAAATGTTTACAATAATGCTATAGCTAGAAAAGACGGAGTAAAAAGTATAGAAGTGGATTACAAACAAAATTGCGTTAATAAACACGACATTCTGTTCACTATTTCTTCTGAAACTCCTGAAGAAGTCGGTTTATCATCTATATGGGACTATAATGAAAATGATGTTTATTTAAACAGCTTTTCGTTTGGATATAGACCATTAATTCATTTTGATAATTATTTTTTAGGATACTATTTAAGATCTGATCAATTCAGAAGTTCAATATTTCCGCTTGCACAAGGAATATCTAGATATAACATCTCAAAAAATAACTTACTAAAATTAAAAATAATTTTTCCTAGTATTAAAGAACAACAAAAAATCGGATCACTCTTCCAAAACCTAGACCAACAAATATCCCTCCAACAATCCAAACTCGAGCATCTCAAACAACTCAAAAAGGTTATCTTCAAAATATGTTCATCTAAAAAAGACTCATTCTCCCGCGAGAGTGCGTCTTTAGTTTACGATTAA
- a CDS encoding DUF2798 domain-containing protein: protein MPRNFKEELIFTALMAGLMVIVMETYNVILAQGVDSGIALEIIKGYPVALLVAACLDLLLVGPSMKGIFFKFIFKPAWQKTPIKIALGISTLMVLGMVTCMSLFGIIVTFGIGNISWVMYGHAWLLNLILALPLQLLIVGPICRFLLARVQASFDARQ from the coding sequence ATGCCTAGAAATTTTAAGGAAGAATTGATTTTTACAGCACTGATGGCCGGCTTAATGGTCATCGTCATGGAAACGTATAACGTGATTTTAGCCCAGGGAGTCGATAGTGGAATCGCACTTGAGATTATTAAGGGCTACCCAGTCGCATTGTTAGTGGCCGCATGTCTGGATCTACTTTTAGTGGGGCCTAGCATGAAGGGCATCTTTTTCAAGTTCATTTTTAAACCAGCCTGGCAGAAAACACCGATTAAAATTGCATTGGGGATTTCAACATTGATGGTCCTTGGGATGGTGACCTGCATGTCATTGTTCGGAATTATCGTGACATTTGGAATTGGGAACATCTCGTGGGTGATGTACGGGCATGCATGGTTATTAAACTTAATCTTAGCATTACCATTGCAACTCCTAATCGTGGGCCCGATTTGTCGGTTCCTATTAGCGCGGGTGCAAGCAAGTTTTGACGCCCGTCAATAA
- a CDS encoding restriction endonuclease subunit S, with protein sequence MTVRAPVGEVAINQFTEIVLGRGVCSISGNLFIYFLLLSLKNRNFWKRYSSGSTFLSINSNDIKNLLVYIPNDKEQKKIGLFLQKLDQLIELQSQKVTHLKQLKRGFLQKLYPAKGVSVNLLRFHTFNDDLLNVSLKDISYNQSSNIGVKDVKKNGKYPVYDVNKLIGFLNSYQSKDEYISIIKDGSNVGKTFLRRGMTSVISTMEIIHPNGVDLNYLFYKLQNINFRLFKIGTGIPHIYFKDYSKLKLLIPHPKEQKKIGAFFQNLDQQIDLQQSKLDHLKQLKKGYLQNMFI encoded by the coding sequence ATGACTGTTAGGGCTCCTGTTGGTGAAGTAGCAATTAATCAATTTACAGAGATTGTTTTGGGGCGTGGAGTTTGTTCAATATCAGGTAATCTTTTTATTTATTTTTTACTACTATCATTAAAAAATAGAAACTTTTGGAAAAGATATAGTTCTGGATCAACATTTTTATCAATAAATTCAAATGATATAAAAAATTTACTTGTCTATATTCCCAATGATAAAGAACAGAAAAAAATTGGGTTATTTTTACAAAAACTTGATCAACTAATTGAACTCCAATCTCAAAAAGTTACTCACTTAAAGCAGCTGAAGCGCGGTTTCTTGCAAAAACTATATCCTGCAAAGGGAGTTTCAGTGAATTTGTTAAGGTTTCATACATTCAATGATGATTTATTAAATGTATCGTTAAAAGATATTTCTTATAATCAATCATCTAATATAGGTGTAAAAGATGTTAAAAAAAATGGAAAATATCCAGTGTATGACGTCAATAAATTAATAGGATTTTTGAATAGTTATCAGAGTAAGGATGAATATATTTCAATAATAAAGGATGGATCTAACGTTGGAAAAACATTTCTTCGCCGTGGGATGACATCTGTAATTAGTACGATGGAAATTATCCATCCAAATGGAGTGGATTTAAATTATCTATTTTACAAATTACAAAATATAAACTTCAGATTATTTAAGATTGGAACGGGGATTCCACATATTTATTTTAAAGATTACTCTAAATTAAAATTATTGATTCCACACCCCAAAGAACAAAAAAAAATCGGTGCATTCTTCCAAAATTTAGATCAACAAATTGATCTTCAACAATCCAAACTTGATCATCTCAAACAACTAAAGAAGGGATATCTACAAAACATGTTCATTTAA
- a CDS encoding McrB family protein, giving the protein MAAEAIGTIQDLFVNKNMKDNSIYFTFRLVYQGFLNQADEEKINLSSRKDEYIYLEFKSIHDVGVKINGLNVVKMMRDQKITKSADFDNDIKVNALKEQMIEICRNKLFITEPNLTDRIGYAKLIAVVNADHEANYDQALAFLNPSNTLGIYGVDELLHSIESGQEVRVNEHTTIDENVQINGMIWAGENETMLLSGHVQVQADGVLQFTDPFDQYQVTKINDDWLSNLNDSDTLFYIPENVCLGDSASGTIKQSHQYFNAEYNQAIVNSQSDDVLYHFAEVLAKQYRFEFTKQDIANFHNSVKSFPLTILAGLSGSGKSKIVTAYADALGIKNEEQFNMVAVSPDWQSDADLLGFVDISKERYLPSTSGIVDTLIAANANPHKLYLIVLDEMNLARVEFYFAQFLSVLERDKKDQKIRLYNPHQSVDNADEYPAEVWIPNNVRFIGTMNIDESTFQLSDKVLDRANLIKLSKTAFTAILNLPAPTTVDSPEVSFDTYQQTIDRGDFQFNQLYLQFFDDLYQLINNAIPDLGFSWRTLSNIQTFMSNVKAYDDADFQFDDRVAFDYQIAQRILPKVRGSQQVLAPLLGADNQFEQLLDRYHDLSDFEVTRQQLTHKRKEIRVIGFAN; this is encoded by the coding sequence ATGGCAGCTGAAGCAATTGGAACCATTCAGGATCTTTTTGTGAATAAAAATATGAAAGATAATTCAATTTATTTTACGTTTCGGTTAGTTTATCAAGGCTTTTTAAACCAGGCGGATGAAGAAAAGATAAATCTATCATCTCGTAAAGATGAATACATCTATCTAGAGTTTAAATCCATCCATGATGTTGGGGTTAAAATAAATGGTTTAAATGTTGTTAAGATGATGCGTGATCAGAAGATTACTAAGAGCGCTGACTTTGATAATGACATCAAAGTCAATGCGCTAAAGGAACAAATGATTGAAATTTGCCGAAATAAGTTATTCATTACGGAACCTAATTTAACTGATCGAATCGGGTATGCGAAATTAATTGCGGTAGTCAATGCTGATCATGAAGCCAATTATGATCAAGCATTAGCGTTTTTGAACCCTAGTAACACTCTTGGCATTTACGGAGTCGATGAGCTACTGCATTCAATCGAATCTGGGCAGGAAGTTCGGGTGAATGAACACACGACCATTGATGAAAATGTACAGATCAATGGGATGATTTGGGCTGGCGAAAATGAAACGATGCTACTGAGTGGGCATGTTCAGGTCCAAGCTGATGGGGTGCTTCAGTTTACAGATCCATTCGACCAGTACCAAGTGACTAAAATTAATGATGATTGGTTGAGCAATCTGAATGATTCCGATACGTTATTTTATATTCCTGAAAACGTCTGCTTGGGCGATTCTGCTTCGGGAACCATTAAACAGTCGCATCAATATTTTAATGCTGAGTATAATCAAGCAATCGTAAATTCACAATCTGATGATGTTTTGTACCACTTTGCTGAAGTGCTAGCAAAGCAATATCGCTTTGAATTTACCAAGCAAGACATTGCGAACTTCCATAATTCGGTTAAGAGTTTTCCACTGACGATTTTAGCAGGATTAAGTGGGTCTGGAAAATCTAAAATTGTGACCGCATATGCTGACGCGCTGGGCATCAAAAACGAAGAACAGTTCAACATGGTGGCGGTGAGTCCTGACTGGCAAAGTGATGCCGATTTATTAGGGTTCGTAGACATATCCAAAGAACGCTACCTGCCTAGCACATCGGGGATCGTTGATACCCTCATCGCAGCAAATGCCAATCCCCATAAATTATACTTAATCGTCTTAGACGAAATGAACCTAGCACGGGTGGAATTTTACTTTGCTCAGTTCCTATCAGTGTTAGAACGGGATAAAAAGGACCAAAAAATTAGGCTGTATAACCCACATCAATCAGTGGATAATGCGGATGAATATCCTGCGGAAGTCTGGATTCCAAATAACGTGCGGTTCATTGGGACCATGAACATTGATGAATCAACGTTCCAGTTGTCAGATAAGGTTTTGGACCGGGCAAATTTGATCAAGCTATCTAAAACGGCCTTTACAGCCATCTTAAACCTCCCAGCTCCCACCACCGTTGATAGTCCTGAAGTATCATTTGACACCTACCAACAAACGATTGACCGCGGGGACTTTCAATTTAATCAATTGTACTTACAGTTCTTCGATGATTTGTACCAGTTAATTAACAATGCCATTCCGGACTTGGGCTTTAGCTGGCGCACATTGAGTAACATTCAAACGTTTATGAGCAACGTTAAAGCGTACGATGATGCCGATTTTCAATTTGATGATCGGGTGGCATTTGATTACCAAATCGCCCAACGGATTTTACCGAAGGTACGCGGTAGTCAACAGGTGTTAGCACCGTTATTAGGTGCTGATAATCAATTTGAACAATTATTGGACCGCTACCACGATTTATCTGATTTTGAGGTAACTAGGCAGCAACTAACACATAAGCGAAAAGAGATTAGGGTGATTGGATTTGCAAACTAG
- a CDS encoding UvrD-helicase domain-containing protein, with translation MNVLPSEKELTDEQVTALRASDNQDQIVLGVAGGGKTVIAIYRSIMLSNSSLFEPKRVLILTYNDAIHSFIRGNVKQQANDTDNVDVNTVYTYFKELVNTCRPTQELKNLNEHEYQFLQSANNRYDDYVHNRSPYNKRGYNYYPEATAMDKNVVNKMLDELIDEAKKEHPDNNIWKKDQMSYKDIKLAIRDEINWMQDNEIPYNDEAAYLNADRIGRSSFNLGNKGGIQRKLVYDIYYQYYEKRDSYRTDRGVSKIFDYNDVYRLVKYLDIPENQKYDYVIVDEVQDLSPVMFEALNQIRKRDGNTYFTLLGDLSQNIFGRRMSWKKLGLQVNRGNSHRIKHNYRNTYEISKLGKDFLDYCKLHYSSDVESASYKETESTFIEPELSTKHSYQPYAVNYSKSDYIVRFLNRAVKANEDSLIICRNDRDKREITNLLKQNDIAFKDEYGKDDDEDDGTANVYVLGMNKIKGLQFPNVLFYCIDSMPSYYCRDEILNMDSTVKFEMLNDEEANRFYAQEYVGITRSENMLMLVYRNPQTINLLKEIGSDSIRYIQ, from the coding sequence ATGAATGTTTTACCGAGTGAAAAGGAACTGACTGATGAACAAGTCACCGCGCTACGGGCTAGTGATAATCAAGATCAAATTGTTTTAGGTGTTGCTGGAGGTGGCAAAACGGTGATTGCCATTTATCGCTCCATTATGCTATCAAATTCATCATTATTTGAGCCCAAAAGGGTATTAATTCTGACTTATAATGATGCGATTCATTCATTTATCAGGGGCAATGTGAAACAACAAGCGAACGACACCGACAATGTGGATGTGAATACTGTTTATACATACTTTAAGGAGTTAGTGAATACTTGCCGGCCGACGCAAGAATTGAAAAATCTAAATGAGCATGAATATCAATTCTTACAATCTGCTAATAACCGGTATGATGACTACGTCCATAATCGCAGTCCTTATAATAAACGGGGGTACAATTACTACCCAGAAGCGACTGCTATGGATAAAAATGTTGTAAATAAAATGTTAGATGAATTGATTGATGAAGCCAAAAAGGAGCATCCTGATAATAACATTTGGAAAAAAGATCAAATGAGCTATAAGGACATCAAATTAGCAATCAGGGATGAAATTAACTGGATGCAGGATAATGAGATTCCGTATAATGATGAAGCCGCCTATTTAAATGCCGATCGAATTGGCCGAAGTTCATTTAACCTGGGAAACAAGGGCGGGATTCAACGGAAGTTGGTTTATGATATTTATTACCAATACTATGAAAAACGGGATAGTTACAGAACTGACCGGGGCGTTTCTAAGATTTTTGACTATAATGATGTTTATCGCTTGGTGAAGTACCTCGACATTCCCGAAAATCAAAAGTATGACTATGTAATCGTTGATGAAGTCCAAGACTTATCGCCGGTAATGTTCGAAGCGTTAAATCAAATTCGGAAGCGTGATGGCAATACCTACTTCACACTATTAGGTGATTTATCACAAAACATCTTTGGACGTCGGATGTCTTGGAAGAAACTAGGGCTGCAGGTGAACCGTGGAAATAGTCATCGCATTAAGCATAACTACAGAAATACCTATGAAATTTCTAAGCTCGGGAAGGATTTTCTAGATTACTGTAAGTTACACTACTCCTCTGATGTTGAATCAGCCTCTTATAAGGAAACGGAATCGACGTTCATTGAGCCAGAGCTATCGACTAAGCATAGTTATCAACCCTATGCGGTGAACTACTCTAAATCGGATTACATCGTTCGGTTTTTAAACCGGGCGGTAAAGGCGAATGAGGATTCATTAATCATTTGTCGGAATGATCGGGATAAACGTGAAATTACGAACCTATTAAAGCAAAATGACATTGCCTTTAAGGATGAGTATGGTAAAGACGATGATGAAGACGATGGGACTGCTAATGTTTATGTTTTAGGGATGAATAAAATTAAGGGGCTCCAGTTTCCGAACGTCTTGTTTTATTGTATCGATTCAATGCCTAGTTACTATTGCCGTGATGAAATTTTAAACATGGATAGTACGGTGAAGTTTGAGATGTTAAATGATGAGGAAGCCAATCGGTTTTATGCACAAGAATACGTTGGAATTACTAGGTCTGAAAACATGTTAATGCTGGTATACCGGAATCCGCAAACGATTAACTTGCTAAAGGAAATTGGCAGTGATTCAATCCGCTATATTCAATAG
- a CDS encoding type I restriction-modification system subunit M yields MAENKAADITSQLWNMANELRGNMDAVDFQTYILGFMFYRYLSEHQEAFLKSQDFFDVKPGQDINDAYAEAAAEDGVEDYLEAIAERDGYAIRPEDTWATIVKKVENGTIAPEDFQNMFDHFNENASLNHGAEKDFRGVFADINLGNSRLGNNTNDRAKALSKIVNLVDKFNYNDESGHDILGDVYEYLIAQFASNSGKKAGEFYTPHEVSEILAKLVTLGLPDNDDPFDVLDPAMGSGSLLLTVQDEVPNGQKKGKVRFHGQELNTTTYNLARMNLMMHGIGYQNMQLRNGDTLESDWPDGIDENGIEHPRFVDAVVENPPYSAHWDNNEGKLKDPRFKEYGALPPKSKADYAFLLHGLFHLKPTGTMAIVLPHGVLFRGAKEGKIREALLKKNQIDAVIGLPEKLFYSTSIPTVVIVLKKQRDNRDVLFIDASKHFEKGKNQNVLKPADIDLIIDTYQKRQDVDKYAHVATPEEIEENDFNLNIPRYVDTFEPEPEIDIQAEEQKIAEIDAEYEKVEAEFNKMKAELVWTDQHDQDK; encoded by the coding sequence ATGGCAGAAAATAAAGCTGCAGATATTACGAGTCAATTATGGAATATGGCTAATGAATTACGGGGGAACATGGATGCGGTCGATTTCCAAACCTATATTTTAGGGTTCATGTTTTATAGATACCTTTCAGAACACCAAGAAGCATTCCTGAAGTCCCAAGATTTCTTCGATGTTAAACCAGGTCAAGATATTAACGATGCATATGCGGAAGCAGCTGCTGAAGATGGTGTTGAAGATTATCTCGAAGCCATTGCAGAACGTGATGGATATGCGATTCGTCCGGAAGACACTTGGGCCACCATCGTTAAGAAAGTGGAGAACGGCACCATTGCTCCCGAAGATTTCCAAAACATGTTTGATCATTTTAATGAAAATGCATCATTGAACCACGGAGCCGAAAAGGATTTCCGGGGGGTGTTTGCGGACATTAACCTTGGAAACAGTCGACTTGGTAATAACACTAATGATCGGGCTAAGGCACTTAGTAAAATTGTGAACTTGGTTGATAAATTTAACTATAATGACGAAAGTGGGCATGATATTTTAGGGGATGTATATGAATACCTAATTGCCCAATTTGCCTCTAACTCCGGTAAGAAGGCGGGAGAATTTTACACGCCCCATGAAGTGTCCGAAATTCTTGCTAAACTAGTAACGCTTGGGTTACCAGATAATGACGACCCATTTGATGTTTTAGATCCTGCAATGGGGTCGGGATCATTGCTATTGACGGTTCAAGATGAAGTACCCAATGGGCAAAAGAAGGGGAAAGTGCGGTTCCATGGGCAAGAATTAAACACAACAACTTATAACTTAGCTCGAATGAACTTAATGATGCATGGGATTGGTTACCAGAATATGCAACTTAGAAATGGTGACACACTAGAAAGCGATTGGCCTGATGGAATTGACGAAAATGGAATTGAACACCCTCGCTTTGTAGATGCAGTGGTAGAAAACCCACCATACTCTGCGCATTGGGACAATAACGAGGGTAAATTAAAGGATCCTCGATTCAAAGAATATGGAGCACTACCGCCAAAGAGTAAAGCTGACTACGCATTCCTACTTCATGGCCTTTTCCATTTGAAACCCACTGGGACGATGGCAATTGTGTTACCACATGGGGTGTTATTCCGTGGTGCTAAGGAAGGGAAAATCCGGGAAGCATTGCTTAAGAAGAATCAAATTGATGCAGTGATTGGCTTGCCAGAAAAGCTATTCTACTCGACCTCAATTCCAACGGTGGTAATTGTATTGAAGAAGCAACGGGATAATCGGGATGTGCTCTTCATTGATGCTAGTAAGCACTTTGAAAAGGGTAAGAATCAAAACGTATTGAAACCAGCAGATATTGATTTGATTATTGATACCTATCAAAAACGGCAAGACGTTGATAAGTATGCGCATGTTGCAACACCCGAAGAAATTGAAGAAAATGACTTTAACTTAAACATTCCGCGGTATGTAGATACTTTTGAACCAGAACCAGAAATTGATATTCAAGCTGAAGAGCAAAAAATTGCTGAAATTGATGCTGAATATGAAAAGGTTGAAGCCGAATTCAACAAGATGAAGGCTGAATTGGTTTGGACGGACCAACATGATCAAGATAAATAA
- a CDS encoding Lreu_0056 family protein, with protein sequence MNKLWQIAGVATLLLLAGCGNQTASQQTSSSSQSSSVSSSSSVASSSSATSSSATNSSSAAQSSSTATTTNNSGVNDKQIGVMVAFLTMPNWFKQNLDGMYYQPASLTTHSRGTAVRNYSYVSQMGDPTSFIYYQVNGENVNIKLWELSAQGGVADGHWKNETVSIDRLKNDYYVNQSQKDEVNSDANQLKSAQQFMNAHKND encoded by the coding sequence ATGAATAAACTTTGGCAAATCGCGGGGGTAGCGACGTTATTACTACTAGCGGGCTGTGGGAATCAAACCGCTAGTCAACAAACTAGTAGCAGCAGTCAGTCCAGTAGTGTTAGTAGCTCCAGTAGTGTGGCTAGCTCTAGTTCGGCCACCAGTAGTTCTGCGACCAATAGCAGCTCTGCTGCGCAGAGTAGTAGCACGGCCACCACTACAAATAACAGTGGGGTCAATGATAAACAAATTGGGGTCATGGTAGCATTTTTAACCATGCCGAATTGGTTTAAGCAGAACCTGGATGGGATGTATTATCAACCTGCTAGTTTAACGACTCATTCTAGAGGAACGGCAGTTCGTAACTATAGTTATGTTAGTCAAATGGGGGATCCGACCAGCTTTATTTATTACCAGGTTAATGGAGAGAACGTTAATATTAAACTCTGGGAGCTAAGTGCTCAGGGTGGAGTTGCCGATGGGCATTGGAAGAACGAAACGGTTAGTATCGACCGCTTAAAGAATGACTACTACGTTAACCAATCCCAAAAGGACGAGGTTAACAGCGATGCTAATCAACTTAAATCTGCACAACAATTTATGAATGCGCACAAAAACGACTAA